A window from Cryptomeria japonica chromosome 1, Sugi_1.0, whole genome shotgun sequence encodes these proteins:
- the LOC131049443 gene encoding ankyrin repeat-containing protein ITN1-like has product MEEFPKAYDRIYTNQEQWTIMEKKTSTEWMVNLLLKVPGVDKLALNNEDKTPFEIARNVTEYHESFRTIRRLRGSRPGPRRFMYCAPQVSHIKYNNAMSNKAYEARRDAELVVAALLAAMTCAALFTVPGGFNSESPSDVQHDQGSPLLVSLVSFKLFIIFDCIAFFLSLFVCTMWELSADLNTKNKRLFMNVNAMVVCLSFGFSASGFMCAVYAMLARKVMTFSWVVLGSLMFICLCIVLGFIHQTLHYIVTQARFDRLVGVSWFFDDIVEKVWCAAERCGLLNLSRFRSGCFGGFDDWTLQVQIT; this is encoded by the exons ATGGAGGAATTCCCCAAAGCATATGATAGGATCTATACAAACCAGGAACAGTGGACCATAATGGAGAAAAAGACGTCTACAGAATGG ATGGTGAACTTGTTGCTGAAAGTACCTGGGGTGGACAAGCTGGCGCTGAACAATGAGGATAAGACACCATTTGAAATTGCAAGAAATGTCACGGAGTACCACGAATCTTTCAGGACTATAAGAAGGCTGCGAGGTTCTAGACCGGGGCCTAGACGATTCATGTACTGTGCACCACAAGTGAGCCATATAAAGTACAATAATGCAATGTCAAACAAAGCCTATGAAGCGAGACGCGATGCAGAACTAGTGGTGGCAGCGCTGTTGGCCGCCATGACATGTGCTGCTCTCTTCACCGTCCCAGGCGGTTTCAATTCGGAGAGCCCTAGCGATGTACAGCATGATCAAGGGAGCCCTCTTCTTGTATCCCTCGTTTCATTTAAGCTCTTCATTATTTTCGACTGCATAGCCTTCTTTCTATCCCTCTTCGTTTGTACAATGTGGGAGCTGAGCGCAGACCTTAACACAAAGAACAAGAGGCTGTTCATGAATGTCAACGCTATGGTGGTTTGCCTTAGCTTTGGCTTTAGCGCTTCTGGTTTTATGTGTGCAGTGTACGCGATGCTGGCACGTAAGGTTATGACCTTCTCTTGGGTGGTTTTGGGAAGTCTCATGTTCATTTGTTTGTGTATTGTTCTCGGATTTATCCATCAAACGCTACACTATATTGTGACGCAGGCCAGATTCGATCGCCTggttggtgtatcttggtttttcGATGATATTGTTGAAAAGGTATGGTGTGCAGCAGAACGCTGTGGGCTTCTCAACCTTTCGCGTTTCAGGTCAGGATGTTTCGGAGGATTTGATGACTGGACATTGCAAGTTCAAATCACATAA